The nucleotide window TTGTTGTTGTCTAAGAAGCAGTTTCATGTTCTGGCATCCATAATTATCACCTCTTTGGTTGGGGACTCCCAATGAACCATCACCACACCTGTAGGTTAGAAAAGGAACAGTTCAATGTTGTTCTAAAAAACTTATGAAGCAAACCACTTCCACAAGGCACTAATGGAACACCCTGTTAAGCAGGACTGGATAACTCTGACGGCCAGTTCTTTTGGGTAGCTTAAAAAATAAGCTGCCTCTCCCCAGCTTAAAAAATAAGCCGCGCCCTAAATTTGTTGAGGCTTCTAAATTAATTATCCCATAACTAGTTCAGAAGCCCCAATGAATGAGAGAGGCGGCTTATGGGGAAAGCTGGGGAGGAGGCGCCTTATTTtttaagccgccaaaagaactggcccttcATACATCTGAGATTGCTTTCAAAAATAAGTTACTCAAGTGAAGTTGCTGTCCAAGATTTGCTGCTTAACTCCATATACATGCATAACAAATTAACAATTGAAGTAAACTACAAAGTCAGAAGATTTCCCATCATTGACATGATTTCAGAAAGTAACTTTCGGAGTTCAGGTAAAAACCCATCGCAAATAAGATATTGTTCTAATTTATTTACACAGTATATCATTACGTCATATTTTAGCAGAGTTAAACAAAGTGCATAAACAAATGGGAAACAGATATGTTTTCACCCCCTTTAAACAATGCACTGGTACACATGAGCATTCAATTAACTATGCTAGCAAATGGGCAACATCATATCAAATTAATAGGCATGATGATTGTCGGCTATGGCTGATGGCTACAAATTTATTTTATTAACTTAAATTCAGTCCCATTGTTTAAGCTTTAGTTGCAGAAATGAGTATCTTGAGATAAAAAAATTAGAATGGTAATTTTGAACTACTTTGGTGCAGGTTGGATCATAGAGTGCAAAGAACAAAAATCACAAGTCTGTCTAAACAGATCATTAAAAATTAACTACACGATCTTTCAAAGGTTCCCCAGTTGCAGATACATACCCTACCCCACAGTTTCTGCACACATCAGGATCACATTCCCTGTCAGCAGCAAAGCATGGGCACTGGCGGTTGCGACACTGAGCCTTTGCACACTTACAACCTCGAAAACGATTCTTGCATGCTTTCGGACACCTGGAATGCAAGGAGCATAAAATTCCACACAACAGATAACAATCTCTAAATGATGACATAAGGATGAGGATATCAAATTGTTTGCATGCTACCGTATGTGTGTTCATCCGTCTTTACAGCTCATTACAATAAAAAATGGAATTTCTCAAATGAAGTAATAATAACAAATTATCGAGGACCTAAGAGTAGtgctccctccgatccatattagtTGTTGCTCAAACGTATGTATCTAGCACtgaaatacgtctagatacatccgtttcAGCGACAATTAATACGAATAGGAGGGAGTATTTGATTTCATTCTCTTCTGAGAGTTGATCCATCTATTATGCAGCATCGTAAAATCTTTTTTGAATTCTTAGATATTCTCTATAAAGAGTTCAAGGATGGTAACGAGTCATGAGACAGTAACTCAACTACACAGTATTCATTCGGTATATTAAACAATATAACAGGAAGTTAAAGCAAACTACATCTATAAATATAAGATACATCAGCAATGGTATTGATATCAAGGAGGACAGGCAGCCTCAGTTCACCTACAATAGGACTAAGCAAGCATAATCTCTACTATTAAAGTGGAGTCTGCGGTCGTGATGGTACGTCGTGGTCTGGTTTGGTTTCATAAGTTTGTTGGTTTCACGTTAATTATGGAGAGTATCATTCTTTGGACGAGAGGATCACATTAATTATGGAGAGTATCATTCTTTGAACGGGAGGATTAGGTTAATTATGGAAAGTATCATCGAGCGCTGGACGGGAAGATCACGTTAATTATAGAGTACCATTCTTTGGTTGGGGGGATCACATTACTTATGGAGAGTATCATTCTTTAGACATGAGGATCATGTTAATTATGAAAGTTCATTGAGCATCGGACGGGAGGATAACTAGAATATGTATCCCCCCGTTGCAATGCCCGCAGTGGCGGAGCTACACACACATAACTGGGCGGGCCAAAAATGGCTAGATTAAGATATACACCTAAAAATTTGCACCCAGGAACGAAAATTAGCATCACTCTACACTGAATTCTTGTTTGGTTGGGCGGGCCATGGCCTTGTTTGGCCTTGCCGTAGCTCCGCCACTGAATGCCCGGGCAATTAGCTAGCCTAAACAAAGGATGAGTACCAAACCAAGCCACACTGCAGCAGACGGCAAACAATATTTCTGGTACCAGCCAAAGTAGATTAGACCATGGGAGAGATCAGCGATACATAGAAGAAAAATATATCTATATACTTCAAATGCATAGAAACTTAAGCATAATGATGCAAAATTTTGTAAAGGAACACAATTAACTCACCCACAGAATTTCTCACAGCTTGTATAATTTTCCCGACATGGACACTGTTTCCCACATGCAGATTGACAACCACATGGATTGTAATGCTGACGAAGCTCACCCTTCCTTGCTGCAATCCTTTTCGTTATGAGAGGGTAGACTGCAGATCTTGAGATATGCTTCACCTTTCCTTGCTTTCTAGGACGCCGTGAACCCAGGCCCAACTCATGCCCCTGTGATGTCAACATTGGCAGCACTAACATAAGATACCACCCGGGTGAAAATATAGAGAGTAAACTGAAACCTACTTTTATGAATCCTTTAACAAGAGAAAGAACACCGCTAAAAACCTCAGATGTGCTGCTGTTCTCAATATAATTCATATACTGAAAAACATCACTGCATGATTTCTCTCCATCAAGAAGGTTCCGAGCAATTAAACAACTGCATGAAAAGAAACCCACAGGTTCAGTCTTATGACTATTAATTCCAGAAAGCAGGGTAACCCTATGACTACAATAATGATAATGGAGAATGATGATTCGGCCCCCGGAGTTAGTAAAATCCCAAGAATAACTTCCGACTGTCAACAATCCAAGAAAAGAAGACAGATGCAAGTGACATGTGCTTGCAAATCTTCATGGAAAATGAGTAGTTTTGCGCCCTATCAAAAAAAATCAGTGCCCTAAAAAATATAAGTGGTAGTGGGACTGTGGAGCTAAAATTTTAAAATTAAATCATTAGTGGAAATATTTTTGTAGTTATGTTTCTAAGCCGATGGTCATAGTCCATGCAACTTCCAATAACAAGAATTTTTAAACATTCCATTCTCCAACGTTTTTCCAATCCCCACTACAGCTTCACACGTCTAGGATGATGATGAGGTAAGTAGAAGGCATGAAGAATTATGGATAAACATTACTCATTAAGGATCCATGATCAAAATCTTCCAAATGGCGGAGCATAACCCTTCACACATAACCTTACTTAGTTCAGAATTATGTTGACAGGTTATTCAAAGCTACATAGGAACTTTGACCTGACTGGTtgtataatactccctccgtaaagaaatataagagcgtttagatcactgaAGTAGTGacctaaacactcttatatttctttacagagggagtagtaacaCACTAACATTAAGTTCAAGGTATAAATTCAGTCATGAGGAGAAAGGTCCAACCTGTTCCTTCCAAAAATCTCCACACCTTTAACTAGAAGCTCTTGCTCAATCACCATCCAGGATACAAGATTGTCTTCTTGCCTGCATATATTCTTATCGACTAATTCTTCCTTCCTCGAACTATCATGACCATCTGTTGCTGAATGCTCATTATTTGTTTCCACCATCAAATAATTACGATCTTCCACTAAAGCTGAGTTATTCTCCATTTGATGTGCATCCTTCTTCCAAGAACTTGTGCTTGGAGAATTATGTTGTGAGTATGCAACTGAATCTTTGTGTTTGGTGGCCTGTCAATATATGGTTTGAGAACAGTATCAATGCAAGTCGGTGCTTATTTTTCATAATCAAAATTGTCAGAGAAGACAAGCAGCTTTTCAGAAGTCATATACACCATAAAATACGAACCAGTTTATAACAATGACTACCACATGGTCCATCATCCATGCTGTCCCAAGGTGATTGCTTTTCTGCCTGTATGAAGAAGGCACAAATAAGAAAAAACACGTAATTTTGGAAATAATTCTGGAACAAAACTTACAGGAAATATTAAATCTTGAGAACACCCATGTAGTTTGCAATAAAAAACCTGCCAATGTCACGATGAGAAGAATATTCATCAGCAACAAGAGGCATTACATATATCACATGATGATTGATAGATGAGCATACTAGGCATCGCCGACAAAAGAGATTATCGAAGGAATCCAATGCTGCAGCCAAATCTTTATCGTGGTAGATATCTTTCAGTTTGGCATTAAGTTTGGGCACTTCTTTGGAAGAACCTTCAGTATTCTCTCCTTGTAAGATCTCATATCTGGCCTGTAAAAATAGGGCTATGTGTGTTATTGTCAATGGTGAAAATGTAAATTGGAAAAGGAAAAGCCCAAATGGCCAGAATGCTATTGAGATTAACTGACTATGAAGAGAAAGCTAACCTTTATATCACCAGCAGTCTTCTCAAAACATTGAGCTAGGGTCTCCAGCACTTCATCAGACATGCCACATCCGTCAATGGTCATCCTAACATGAAAGTAGAGGAGGAACATAAATTATTACACCAGAACATCAAAATGCCCAGCGAGAGAAAGACATCTTATAGCAGAAGCCAAAATATATTGTTGATCTATCAAGTTTAAGAAAGATGTAAACTCATCAACAGACTACTCAGATTAGAGGTAGACAGTGTAAACTCGATAATTTTGTTCCTGAACAATATGGTAAAAGCAAATCCTGCACCCAGTTTGGATAAAACTCAATAACCTTACTTTTCTGGGGGTCCAAGCTAGGCTAGTTTGATTATGTTCCCACAATGAAAAATAATTAGACAGCAGCAGCAACAGAAGAGACCCTAGGTAGAAAAGTAAAAAAGCCACACATGTGTAACTTATTGCTATTGAAGTTCTCTACTACATGAAAATGAAGTGGACCTATGCATGCCACAATAATTACATAAGTGATATTTTGTATTTGCACTACTTTCATACTACTGTATAAATCTTGATATATTATGTCTTGTGAAATAAAGTTGTGACAATCTTTAAATTTAAAGTAAAGTGTGTGCAATCAATAAAGGAAAATACGACAAACTTATTGCTTTAAAGAAAAGTAAGTGCAATAGCGATCATTCAAAAAACTGTGATTCTTAAACCATAGCAGATGTCAGTCACAAATAAGTGCAGAAGTTAAACCTAGGTAAGGTAAAGTGATGCAAAAGAAAACAATGGAAACCCCAAGTTTGTTTACCGAATAAAACAATCTTCAGAGCTTTTGAATTCCCTTTTCTCCTCTTCATCCTCAACAACTTCATCTTCACTATCACTGAACATTAAAGCTTTACCACAATCTGCATTATAGTAAATATTTTGTCGATGAAATGCAGATTGGTCTTCGGTCATCCTCTGGTTCCTGCATGAAACCCCCAGAAATCTTTTTTCTCAGAAACAGTACGAGACCTTACTCTTGCAAAAGGAGAAAAGTAAAACTCTTATGTACAAAATATACTATTAAAATCCCTATCAGCAAACACTTCCATTCAAAGCATGCCCTCAATCTAATCataagctgttgctgctgctctcTACCTCAACCGTGCAGTAGCAACACACAGAGATTCAATATTTAATACATCTGCATCAGTTTTGGGGAGGTTGGGAAGTGCTTGTGATACGAAACAGACCTGTCCAAAAACACCCATGTTGTATAAGGTGGAAGGCCTGACACTGTTGGTAGTTCAATTGGCTTATTAGCATTCTTTGCAGTGAGAATTCCACCCAAAGTAGCAGTCAATGTGCCATACGGACTATCTTCTTGAGAACTGCCACCATCTTTCTCAGCAAGGCACAGTTCAAGACCAAGCGTTGAGCACGACACATCGTCTTGCCTAGGTGTCAGCAGATTCGTGGCTAAACCTGTACCATCCAATGCACTCGTTTGCCAGATTGTTGAAGAACCACGATTGCTCTGCATAATGGTGCTGAGCTTAATCTTGTTATTCTCTACCATATCCTGGAAAAAAAATTATAACAACCAGACAAATGACACCAGGAATATCTGATTAATAAATGCGGAGGGGAGTACAGAATGTGTGGTTTCAAAGCACCTTAATCTCAGCGGAACGAAGTGTCGCGAACTCATTCTTCAACGAGTTAACATAAGTTGAAACGGAGACCTCTCCTAATTCTCCATCCGGTATAGCCTCATCATCCTGAGGAACCTGCATCGACAGTAACTTCATCAACACATGCGTAACACACTCACACAGAGCCGAAAAGAGAGGCGATATTAGACCCCAACCATTAGTTCCACTCAACATTACAGGGGGTCAGGATTCAGGACACAATGCACAACAGAAGTGTGGATTCCACTTTGCAGATAACTCCCAGCTGCTAAGCACAGTAGTGAACTGGGGCATATGATCAGGTACCAACGTTATAAACTGAACTCATAATTTGCTAAGCAAAACTCCAATGGCAGCTCCTGAATTCGAGAGAGGGGGAATAC belongs to Triticum urartu cultivar G1812 chromosome 7, Tu2.1, whole genome shotgun sequence and includes:
- the LOC125525482 gene encoding histone-lysine N-methyltransferase CLF-like isoform X2, which translates into the protein MVPQDDEAIPDGELGEVSVSTYVNSLKNEFATLRSAEIKDMVENNKIKLSTIMQSNRGSSTIWQTSALDGTGLATNLLTPRQDDVSCSTLGLELCLAEKDGGSSQEDSPYGTLTATLGGILTAKNANKPIELPTVSGLPPYTTWVFLDRNQRMTEDQSAFHRQNIYYNADCGKALMFSDSEDEVVEDEEEKREFKSSEDCFIRMTIDGCGMSDEVLETLAQCFEKTAGDIKARYEILQGENTEGSSKEVPKLNAKLKDIYHDKDLAAALDSFDNLFCRRCLVFYCKLHGCSQDLIFPAEKQSPWDSMDDGPCGSHCYKLATKHKDSVAYSQHNSPSTSSWKKDAHQMENNSALVEDRNYLMVETNNEHSATDGHDSSRKEELVDKNICRQEDNLVSWMVIEQELLVKGVEIFGRNSCLIARNLLDGEKSCSDVFQYMNYIENSSTSEGHELGLGSRRPRKQGKVKHISRSAVYPLITKRIAARKGELRQHYNPCGCQSACGKQCPCRENYTSCEKFCGCPKACKNRFRGCKCAKAQCRNRQCPCFAADRECDPDVCRNCGVGCGDGSLGVPNQRGDNYGCQNMKLLLRQQQKVVLGRSDVSGWGAFVKNTVGKDDCLGEYTGELISHREAAKRGQRYDRDNSSFLFNLNTEFVLDAFRMGNKLKFANHSPDPNCYAKVMFVAGDHRVGIFANERINAGTEIFYDYHYAPDEAPAWALKADDATGAKDPGQSSSGSAKKADAPGAKDPGQSSSGRAKRPRKSSRGRPRKHAR
- the LOC125525482 gene encoding histone-lysine N-methyltransferase CLF-like isoform X1, whose translation is MVPQDDEAIPDGELGEVSVSTYVNSLKNEFATLRSAEIKDMVENNKIKLSTIMQSNRGSSTIWQTSALDGTGLATNLLTPRQDDVSCSTLGLELCLAEKDGGSSQEDSPYGTLTATLGGILTAKNANKPIELPTVSGLPPYTTWVFLDRNQRMTEDQSAFHRQNIYYNADCGKALMFSDSEDEVVEDEEEKREFKSSEDCFIRMTIDGCGMSDEVLETLAQCFEKTAGDIKARYEILQGENTEGSSKEVPKLNAKLKDIYHDKDLAAALDSFDNLFCRRCLVFYCKLHGCSQDLIFPAEKQSPWDSMDDGPCGSHCYKLATKHKDSVAYSQHNSPSTSSWKKDAHQMENNSALVEDRNYLMVETNNEHSATDGHDSSRKEELVDKNICRQEDNLVSWMVIEQELLVKGVEIFGRNSCLIARNLLDGEKSCSDVFQYMNYIENSSTSEVFSGVLSLVKGFIKVGFSLLSIFSPGWYLMLVLPMLTSQGHELGLGSRRPRKQGKVKHISRSAVYPLITKRIAARKGELRQHYNPCGCQSACGKQCPCRENYTSCEKFCGCPKACKNRFRGCKCAKAQCRNRQCPCFAADRECDPDVCRNCGVGCGDGSLGVPNQRGDNYGCQNMKLLLRQQQKVVLGRSDVSGWGAFVKNTVGKDDCLGEYTGELISHREAAKRGQRYDRDNSSFLFNLNTEFVLDAFRMGNKLKFANHSPDPNCYAKVMFVAGDHRVGIFANERINAGTEIFYDYHYAPDEAPAWALKADDATGAKDPGQSSSGSAKKADAPGAKDPGQSSSGRAKRPRKSSRGRPRKHAR
- the LOC125525482 gene encoding histone-lysine N-methyltransferase CLF-like isoform X3; the encoded protein is MVENNKIKLSTIMQSNRGSSTIWQTSALDGTGLATNLLTPRQDDVSCSTLGLELCLAEKDGGSSQEDSPYGTLTATLGGILTAKNANKPIELPTVSGLPPYTTWVFLDRNQRMTEDQSAFHRQNIYYNADCGKALMFSDSEDEVVEDEEEKREFKSSEDCFIRMTIDGCGMSDEVLETLAQCFEKTAGDIKARYEILQGENTEGSSKEVPKLNAKLKDIYHDKDLAAALDSFDNLFCRRCLVFYCKLHGCSQDLIFPAEKQSPWDSMDDGPCGSHCYKLATKHKDSVAYSQHNSPSTSSWKKDAHQMENNSALVEDRNYLMVETNNEHSATDGHDSSRKEELVDKNICRQEDNLVSWMVIEQELLVKGVEIFGRNSCLIARNLLDGEKSCSDVFQYMNYIENSSTSEVFSGVLSLVKGFIKVGFSLLSIFSPGWYLMLVLPMLTSQGHELGLGSRRPRKQGKVKHISRSAVYPLITKRIAARKGELRQHYNPCGCQSACGKQCPCRENYTSCEKFCGCPKACKNRFRGCKCAKAQCRNRQCPCFAADRECDPDVCRNCGVGCGDGSLGVPNQRGDNYGCQNMKLLLRQQQKVVLGRSDVSGWGAFVKNTVGKDDCLGEYTGELISHREAAKRGQRYDRDNSSFLFNLNTEFVLDAFRMGNKLKFANHSPDPNCYAKVMFVAGDHRVGIFANERINAGTEIFYDYHYAPDEAPAWALKADDATGAKDPGQSSSGSAKKADAPGAKDPGQSSSGRAKRPRKSSRGRPRKHAR